Part of the Actinomycetota bacterium genome, GGACCTTGTGGTTGACATCGAGGCGCGTCGTGGCGAGAACGACACAGGCGGCGTGTACTCCCGCCGGCTTGCGAGATGCGACAACGATGGTGTTGGCGGCCTTCTCGGGTGGGTAGTCGTAGTGGGCGCAGAAGGCGGCCGTGTCGGCGAGATCGGGGTCGCAGTCGATTATCTCGTAGTCCGTGCAGAGTTCATCGAGATGGGCGGCGACGGATTGGAGAATTGGGTCGGACACTTGCGCATCGTACCCACGAGACGCCCGCACGCCGACCCTTTTCCCGTTCTCGTGACGGTTGGTCAGGACTATTCCCGTGAAGCGTCACGAGAACGGGTGGATGTTGCAGGCCCTAGTGTCGGAAGTGCCTCCGCCCGGTGAACATCAGCACGATGCCCCGCTCGTTGGCCGCATCGATCACTTCCTGGTCGTTCACCGAGCCGCCCGTCTCCACGATTGCGACGACTCCTGCATCCGCCAGTGTGTCGAGGCCATCTCGAAACGGGATGAGGGCCTCGCTGGCGGCGACGGCACCCGAAAGCCGATCGCCGGCCTGATCGACCGCCCGCTTGGCGGCCCCGACGCGGCTCTGATCGCCGACACCGATGCCGACGGCTGCATCGTCTTGCACGATCACGATGCTGTTCGATTTGCAGTGTGCTCCGACCGTCCAGGCAAGTCGGAGCTGGCCGATCTGCTCGGGAGTGGGCCGGGTCACCGAGACGGTCGTCCACTCACCGATCTCCTGGCGGTCCGCGTCCTGGACGAGCGCTCCACCACCGATCATTCTCACGTCGAGCACCGGTTGTTCGGGAGGACGGGCGATCAGGACGCGCAGGTTCTTCTTCTTGGTCAGGATTGCCGCCGCCTCGTCGGTGATGGCCGGGCAGATGACGACTTCGAGGAACATCTTGGCCATCTCCGATGCCGTGTCGCCGTCGAGGGCCTCGTTGACCGCTACGACACCGCCGAACGCCGAGAGCGGGTCGCAATCTCTGGCAGCGACAAACGCCTCGTAGGCGGAGGAGCGTTGCGCGACGCCACACGGGTTCAGATGTTTGACGACCACACATCCTGGATGGTCGATCCGGTTGACCAGGCGCCACGTCGACTCGGCGTCGGCGTAGTTGTTGAACGACAGATCCTTGCCTTGGAGTTGGTGCGCGTCGAAGACCCAGCCCCCTGCTCCTGCCTGTCGGTACAGTGCGGCTCGTTGGTGGGGATTCTCACCGTACCGGAGCGGCTTCACCCGGTCGAGGGCGAGGAGCAGGTGCTCGCCCATGCCCTCTCCGTTCAACCAGGCGTGAATGAGTGCGTCGTACCTGCCGGTGTGGGCGAAGGCCTCCGTGGCCAGACGGCGTCGCTCGGCACTCGTGGTGCCCCCTCGGGCCACGGATTCGATGATGAACTCGTAGTCGGACGGGTCTGTAACCACCGCCACACGGCCATGGTTCTTTGCCGCGGCGCGGATCATCGCAGGTCCCCCGATGTCGATGTTCTCGATGATCTCGTGCTCGCCCTTGCCCGATGCGACGGTTTCGGCGAACGGATACAGGTTGGCCACGAGCAGGTCGATCGGCACGATGTCTGCGGTTTCCAGGTCGTGCAGGTGGTCGGGGTTGTTCGTGTCTGCGAGCAGCGCCCCATGGATCTTCGGATGCAGCGTCTTGACACGTCCATCGAGCATCTCCGGCGATCCGGTCAGCTCAGAGACCGCCATGGCGGGGACCCCGAGTTCGGTCAGCGCTCTACGGGTGCCCCCGGAGGCGACGACCTGCACCCCCGCCTCGACGAGAGCAGAGCCAAGCCGGTCGAGACCCGTCTTGTCCGAGACCGAGATCAGAGCTCTGCGGATGGGAATACGTTCGGTCATGACCAGGTCACCTCGTTGTTGCTGACAGTGATACGTCCGGCGGCCAGTGCGTCGACGACCGCCGGATAGAGATCGTGCTCCTGGATCTGGATCCTCGCGTGGAGACGGGCCACATCGTCTCCAGGCAGCACCGGAACGGTGCGCTGGGCGATGATCGGGCCCGCGTCGACGTCCTCGACGACGAAATGGACGGTCACACCGGTCGTTTCGACTCCGGCCGCAAGTGCCGTTTCCACCGCATGTGCGCCAGGAAACGCCGGGAGCAGCGAAGGGTGGATGTTGACGATGCGGTTCGGGAAACGGCTGATCGCAATCGGCGCAAGGACTCGCATGAACCCGGCGAGGATCACCCACTCACAGCCGTGCTCGTCGATGACGTCGCACACCGCAGTCGTGAACGACCGCCGGTTCGGGAAGTCGTTCCACGGGAGCAG contains:
- the purH gene encoding bifunctional phosphoribosylaminoimidazolecarboxamide formyltransferase/IMP cyclohydrolase, which codes for MTERIPIRRALISVSDKTGLDRLGSALVEAGVQVVASGGTRRALTELGVPAMAVSELTGSPEMLDGRVKTLHPKIHGALLADTNNPDHLHDLETADIVPIDLLVANLYPFAETVASGKGEHEIIENIDIGGPAMIRAAAKNHGRVAVVTDPSDYEFIIESVARGGTTSAERRRLATEAFAHTGRYDALIHAWLNGEGMGEHLLLALDRVKPLRYGENPHQRAALYRQAGAGGWVFDAHQLQGKDLSFNNYADAESTWRLVNRIDHPGCVVVKHLNPCGVAQRSSAYEAFVAARDCDPLSAFGGVVAVNEALDGDTASEMAKMFLEVVICPAITDEAAAILTKKKNLRVLIARPPEQPVLDVRMIGGGALVQDADRQEIGEWTTVSVTRPTPEQIGQLRLAWTVGAHCKSNSIVIVQDDAAVGIGVGDQSRVGAAKRAVDQAGDRLSGAVAASEALIPFRDGLDTLADAGVVAIVETGGSVNDQEVIDAANERGIVLMFTGRRHFRH
- a CDS encoding phosphoribosylglycinamide formyltransferase, whose amino-acid sequence is MLPSVPSVPIAVLISGSGSNLQRLLENQHTSTYRVAVVIADREATGLRWAEEHGVPTVLLPWNDFPNRRSFTTAVCDVIDEHGCEWVILAGFMRVLAPIAISRFPNRIVNIHPSLLPAFPGAHAVETALAAGVETTGVTVHFVVEDVDAGPIIAQRTVPVLPGDDVARLHARIQIQEHDLYPAVVDALAAGRITVSNNEVTWS